A part of Pseudomonas sp. HR96 genomic DNA contains:
- a CDS encoding YkvA family protein, with protein MKAPFSFGRFVPLAERLLSRGRLPALIFAVTRKSKHYRLGKLRDDVRLLQALCMAYWRGEYRAISAKSMVSIVAGLLYFVSPIDFIPDWILGVGMLDDIAVLSWVMKTLSTELDAFRAWRERQDPQHLQVVERLPRSGGELDLEQHR; from the coding sequence ATGAAAGCACCTTTCAGTTTTGGCCGCTTCGTGCCCCTGGCGGAGCGGCTCCTGAGCCGCGGGCGGTTGCCTGCGTTGATCTTCGCGGTGACCCGCAAGAGCAAGCATTACCGCCTGGGCAAGCTGCGCGACGACGTGCGTCTGCTGCAGGCATTGTGCATGGCGTACTGGCGCGGCGAGTACCGGGCCATCAGCGCCAAGTCGATGGTCTCGATCGTGGCCGGGTTGCTGTATTTCGTCAGCCCCATCGACTTTATCCCCGACTGGATTCTGGGCGTCGGCATGCTCGACGACATCGCCGTGCTGAGCTGGGTCATGAAGACTCTCAGCACCGAGCTTGACGCCTTCCGTGCCTGGCGCGAACGTCAGGATCCGCAGCATCTGCAGGTGGTCGAACGCCTGCCCCGGAGCGGCGGCGAGCTGGATCTGGAGCAGCACCGATGA
- a CDS encoding FKBP-type peptidyl-prolyl cis-trans isomerase, with protein MKQHRLAAAVALVSLVLAGCDQHSSVELKTPAQKASYGIGLNMGKSLAQEGMDDLDSKAVAQGIEDAVGKKPQKLKDDELVAAFADLQKRSEERMTKANAEAEANGKKFLAENAKKDGVVTTASGLQYQVIKKADGAQPKPTDVVTVHYEGKLIDGKVFDSSIERGSPIDLPVSGVIPGWVEGLQLMHVGEKIKLFIPAELAYGAQSPSPTIPANSVLVFDLELLAIKDPAKADAAAPAAAPAAGDEDEDSAAPAK; from the coding sequence ATGAAACAGCATCGGTTGGCGGCGGCAGTTGCCCTGGTAAGTCTGGTTCTGGCTGGCTGCGATCAGCACTCCAGCGTAGAGCTGAAAACCCCAGCCCAGAAAGCCTCGTACGGCATCGGCCTGAACATGGGTAAAAGCTTGGCCCAGGAAGGCATGGACGACCTCGATTCCAAGGCAGTCGCCCAGGGTATCGAAGACGCCGTCGGCAAGAAGCCGCAAAAACTCAAGGACGACGAATTGGTCGCCGCCTTTGCCGATCTGCAGAAGCGTTCCGAAGAGCGCATGACCAAGGCCAACGCCGAAGCTGAAGCCAACGGCAAGAAATTCCTGGCGGAAAACGCCAAGAAAGACGGCGTGGTCACCACCGCTTCCGGCCTGCAATACCAGGTCATCAAGAAAGCCGACGGCGCTCAGCCCAAGCCGACCGACGTGGTCACCGTTCACTACGAAGGCAAGCTGATCGACGGCAAGGTCTTCGACAGCTCCATCGAGCGCGGCAGCCCGATCGATCTGCCGGTCAGCGGCGTGATTCCAGGTTGGGTCGAAGGCCTGCAGCTGATGCACGTTGGCGAAAAGATCAAGCTGTTCATCCCGGCTGAGCTGGCTTACGGCGCCCAGAGCCCAAGCCCGACCATCCCGGCCAACTCGGTACTGGTATTCGACCTCGAGCTGCTGGCCATCAAGGATCCGGCCAAGGCTGACGCCGCCGCTCCAGCCGCTGCGCCGGCAGCCGGTGACGAAGACGAAGACAGCGCCGCTCCCGCCAAGTAA